The following DNA comes from Sulfuricurvum sp..
GAGCCGAAAACTGCCGTTTTCCCGTGAGATATACATCGAGCGTGAGGATTTCAGCGAGAATCCCCCTGCAGGCTTTTACCGTCTAACGCCTGAGCAACCCGTGCGCCTCAAACACGCCTACATCATTACCTGCAAAGAGGTGATCAAAGATGGCTCAGGGAACATCACGGAGATCATCGCAACGTACCATCCCGACTCCAAAAGCGGTTCCGATACGAGCGGTATCAAGGTCAAAAGTGCGATCCAATGGGTCGAAGCCAATACCGCAAAAACGGTCGAGGTGCGACTCTATGATCGTCTCTACACCTGCGAAGCACCGGAGGGGGTCGAAGATCTCAATCCTGATTCGCTCAAAATCATCAAAAACGCTCTGGTCGAACCCGCTCTCATCACCGAAAAACCCGATGTCCGCTTTCAGTTCGAGCGTCAGGGGTATTTTTATGCCGATCCGATCGACTATACTGACGAAGCACCAGTATTTAACAGAATCGTAGGGCTGAAAGACTCGTGGAACAAAAAGAACAAAGCTGACGAGGGCGCAGTGAAACCAGAGCGCAAAGCTCCTGAGAAAAAAGTACAGATCGATGGTGAAGTGGCACCGATGAGTGAAGCTGAACAAGTGCGATATACGAAGTATACAAACGAGTTCAAACTTAACAGCGAAGTGTCGAATATCCTTGCGCGTGATGAGAAACTCGCCGTATTCTTCGAAGCGGCTCTTTCAGTCCATAACAGCCCGATAACCATTGCCAACATTGTGGCTAATGAGGTCGCCAGAGAGCTAAAAGAAAAAGACGCAAGTGAGCTGAAATTCACTACCGCACAAATCGCAGAACTCGTCAAAATGATCGATGATGAGATCATCTCGAACAAAATCGCCAAACAGGTCTTCGAAGAGATGGTGCAAAGCGGTGAGAATCCATCCAAAATCGTCGAAGCGCAGGGATTGGTACAGATCAGTGATCCGTCCGTGATTTTGCCGATAATCGATGACGTGATGGCAAAAAATCCTGATAATGTTGAAAAATACAGAGCAGGCAATACAAAACTGTTCGGCTTTTTCGTCGGACAGGTACTTAAAGCGACGGGAGGAAAAGCAAATCCTCAGGTCGTCAATGATCTAGTAGCGCAGAAGTTACAATAGAAACTGGATTCCCGATCAAGTCGGGAATGACGGGGAGTAGGCTATTCTTGCTCTTTTTCAGTTTTGAACGTGTAGATAGGTTCTTTTTCTGAATCATCAATAATCGCTTCCGTAATCGTGACGCTTTGAAGATTCTTTTTCGACGGACAGCTGTATTGGAGCGGCAACATTGCTTCCTCGATAATTCCTCGTAGTCCGCGAGCGCCCACACCACGATCAATCGCTTTTTGCGCAACTGCTTCAAGCGCTTTTGTCTCAAAATTGAGCTCTATCCCGTCCATATCAAAAAATGCTTGGAATTGTTTGATAAGGGCGTTGTCCGGTTCGGTAAGAATTTGGATCATCTGATCTTTGGTAAGTTCAGTGAGTTGTGCGACGACGGGGATACGCCCGATAAATTCAGGAATCATTCCGTAATGGACGAGGGCTTTAGCGTCGATTTTTTTAGGTTTAGCGGTTTTATCGGTTGTGGATTTGGTAAATCCTACTTTATTTGTTTTTTTCGTATGGACATCGGGTACGAGTCCGACAAAAGCCCCTCCACAGACGAAAAGTACGTGCGAGGTGTTGAAGAGTACCGTTTCGGTGGTGGAATTTTTACGGCTCCCTTTGATAGGGACATAAACTTCGGCACCCTCTAGGATTTTGAGTAGCCCTTGTTGTACCCCTTCACCCGATACGTCACGTCCCATCGTCGAGCTTTCCCCTTTGCGGGCAATTTTATCCACTTCGTCGATGTAGATGATACCGCGCTGTGCGAGGTCGATATCGTAGTTCGCAGCAGCGAGGAGGCGGCTGAGGATGCTTTCGACGTCCTCACCCACGTATCCTGCTTCAGTGAGGGCTGTAGCGTCGGCGACGGCGAACGGCACTTGCATGATTTTGGAGAGCGATTTAGCGAGGAGTGTTTTACCGCTTCCTGTCGGTCCTACAAGCATGATGTTGGATTTTTCGAGTTCGACGTTGTTATAAACGGGGTTTTCAATCCGTTTGTAGTGGTTGTAAAGGGCAACGGCAAGCACTTTTTTTGCGTCATATTGACCGATAATGTATTTGTCTAAAAACTCGACAATTTTTTCAGGGACAGGGAGTTGTTGCTGCATCGCGGAGCGTTGTTCATATCGTACCTCTTTTTGCAAAATGCTAGAGCAGGTAGTGATACATTCATTACAAATATGGGTGGTCTCCGAGGAGAACATTTTTTTTACTTCACTTTGTTTTCGACCACAAAAGGAACAGGTTTTTTCCGGCGTACTCATCAGACATCCTTTGGAGTAAATTTAGTAAGAATCTCATCCGCTAAACCAAACTCTATCGCTTCTTTAGCTTCCATGTAGTTATCACGATCGGACTCTTTTTCGATAATTTTGACACTTTTCCCTGTCGCTTCAGAGAGAATCACATACAGTCGTCGTTTGAGATTGAGGATATGTTTGGTATGAATCTCGATGTCGCTCGCTTGGCCAGAATAGCCACCGAGAGGTTGATGGATCATCACTTCGGCATTGGGGAGCATATAGCGATGACCTTTTTCCCCGCAGGTAAATAAAACTGCCGCCATTGAGGCAACCAACCCCATAGCGTAGGTATGAACTGGGGCATTAATGAGATTCATAGTATCTAATATGGCTAATCCTGACATCACCGATCCCCCCGGAGAGCTGATATACATATGAATCGGCTCTTCGGAATCCATCGCTTCGAGATAGAGCAGTTGGGAGACGATAATTCCCATCATATGATCATCAATCGCTTCGGTAATCACGATAACACGGTCTCCGAGGAGTTTTGAGAAGAGATCAAAATATCGCTCTCCACGCGGTGAAACATCTTTTACGGTTGGAATATACGGCATAGTAAGCTCCTTAAACAAATGCTTTTATGAATTCAGGAAGTGACATAGGGATCACTTCAAGGTTATGCTTTTCGACAAACTTTTGCTCTTTTTTATTCAATTCTTTATCGGTGATAACGTATCCACCCTCTAAATCGAGAGAGAGTTCATTGGCTACCATACGATCGGTATCGTGATCGAATGATGTCCCTAAAAAGAGGTATTTTTTTGCTTTTCTATAGGTTTTGAGCACTTTTGGAACAGCAAAACCTGCCATTGCCTCGGTGAGCCAGTCTACATAATCGGCATCAGAGATAACAAAAGTGGGATTTGGAAGCGGTGAGCCCATCGGTTTAAAGAGTATTTTTTCAGCTGTTTCCAAAACCTCATCATCGACAAGAAAGTATTTTTGATTCTCTACATCGTATTCGTATATTTCATAGCGGTTTAAATCCCCCATAATGCGTGATTTACCGACAATAAGACAATGGGGGGTATAGGCTAATAACTCTTGTAATTTTGTATCCCGATTGGTATCAATGATATAACGTGGTGACATATCAACTATTGTTTTGTGCAAAGGGGTGGGTTCAAAGGGTTTTGTATAAATGTGGTTGATAAGTTGTGTCATATACTCAACACCGCGACGTTGTTCCAAATGCATTGCAGCGCGGGAGTATTCGAACATTAGCCGTGCAGACATTGCTCGACCGCCGTTCATCGCTAAAATAAGCGAATCACTATCGTGAGGAACAGCTTCCCCCTCTTTGGTCATAATCCCCTCAAATACCCCTAAACCGAAATAGGGGATAGTGGTTTGATTGCGTAACTCTTTCTTTATTGTCTCAAATAGTGTGTCCATCGTAATCCCTTTTGGAGCTTTGGTCAAACTATTGCATTTTGCGTTCTTGTTTTAAATAGGATAATTTTTGTCTTATTTGTAGTATTTTTGAAGAAAGAGAGGGTAAAAAGGGACAAAAATGTTTACTGACCTTACGCACTTGATGAAATCAAGGGCGAAAAGGGCAGTTTTCTGCCATATCCGAAAGATATGGCTAGCTTTAGGGGGTTGTAGGGACATTTGTCCCTGCCACTTTTCGGGCTCTGCCCGTAAAGTGCGTAACATCAGTTAGTATCACATAAAAAATAATTTAGACAACCAACCTTTATCGACAATATCATCGATAAATTGATCATAAGTTTTATTTTGGGAGTCTAAAAAACCGATCAGGTACTTTTCAGATGCATCTATTCCGCTGGCACTTTCGATTAAAAATAATTCATTATATAATTTCGTGATTTTATCAACCAACTTTTTATCAGCAGCTTTTCGATAGGCTATGTATCCATTGACTTTGTTCGTTAAAGGATCTCTTCTTACCTCAAATTTTGTCGTTACCCAGTAATAATCTCCATTTTTTGCTCTGTTTTTTACTACTGCAAAAATATCCTGACTCAACTGGATACGCTTCCACATGAGTTTAAAAATAACTGCCGGCATATCTGGATGACGGACGATATTATGTGGATGATTCACTAATTCATCTAATGAATACCCTGAAATGTCCATAAAATCTTGGTTTGCAAATTCAATAATTCCTTTAAGATCAGTACGAGTGACAATGACTCTTTTACGGTCAACATAAATTTCTTTAGATGTTTTTTCCATTTTATTGCCTAATATTTATTTATTCAAATAATAACATTATTGCGGTCATGGAACGGTCATGAAATATAAATGATTTTATAGAGTTGACAACTGAACATTCATGGATAACTAAAAGAGCTGACATGGGTTAATTCTCCCGCTTTACGCA
Coding sequences within:
- the clpX gene encoding ATP-dependent Clp protease ATP-binding subunit ClpX → MSTPEKTCSFCGRKQSEVKKMFSSETTHICNECITTCSSILQKEVRYEQRSAMQQQLPVPEKIVEFLDKYIIGQYDAKKVLAVALYNHYKRIENPVYNNVELEKSNIMLVGPTGSGKTLLAKSLSKIMQVPFAVADATALTEAGYVGEDVESILSRLLAAANYDIDLAQRGIIYIDEVDKIARKGESSTMGRDVSGEGVQQGLLKILEGAEVYVPIKGSRKNSTTETVLFNTSHVLFVCGGAFVGLVPDVHTKKTNKVGFTKSTTDKTAKPKKIDAKALVHYGMIPEFIGRIPVVAQLTELTKDQMIQILTEPDNALIKQFQAFFDMDGIELNFETKALEAVAQKAIDRGVGARGLRGIIEEAMLPLQYSCPSKKNLQSVTITEAIIDDSEKEPIYTFKTEKEQE
- a CDS encoding glutamine--tRNA ligase/YqeY domain fusion protein gives rise to the protein MIESKDFLRTIVEEDLHAGKYSEVVTRFPPEPNGFPHIGHAKSIAINFGIARDYKGHCNLRMDDTNPTTEDTRYVEALKDAVEWLGFQWEGNVRYTSDYFPELYEYAKQLIKMGKAYVDSLSEDEIREYRGTVMEAGRRSVYAERSVEENLDLLERMKEGEFKDGEHVLRAKIDMSAANMKMRDPLLYRIRHAHHYRTGDAWNIYPMYDYGHCLSDYIEGVTHSICTLEFENNRDIYDWVLNTLGLTSPRPYQHEFARLGINYTVMSKRKLLELVNEGYVNGWDDPRMSTIAGLRRRGYTPESILNFCHLIGIAKANSMVDVAQLEFCIRDDLNTKVPRVMCVLDPLKVTIENYEGSEELDASYYPEDVPKEGSRKLPFSREIYIEREDFSENPPAGFYRLTPEQPVRLKHAYIITCKEVIKDGSGNITEIIATYHPDSKSGSDTSGIKVKSAIQWVEANTAKTVEVRLYDRLYTCEAPEGVEDLNPDSLKIIKNALVEPALITEKPDVRFQFERQGYFYADPIDYTDEAPVFNRIVGLKDSWNKKNKADEGAVKPERKAPEKKVQIDGEVAPMSEAEQVRYTKYTNEFKLNSEVSNILARDEKLAVFFEAALSVHNSPITIANIVANEVARELKEKDASELKFTTAQIAELVKMIDDEIISNKIAKQVFEEMVQSGENPSKIVEAQGLVQISDPSVILPIIDDVMAKNPDNVEKYRAGNTKLFGFFVGQVLKATGGKANPQVVNDLVAQKLQ
- a CDS encoding SIR2 family protein, whose translation is MDTLFETIKKELRNQTTIPYFGLGVFEGIMTKEGEAVPHDSDSLILAMNGGRAMSARLMFEYSRAAMHLEQRRGVEYMTQLINHIYTKPFEPTPLHKTIVDMSPRYIIDTNRDTKLQELLAYTPHCLIVGKSRIMGDLNRYEIYEYDVENQKYFLVDDEVLETAEKILFKPMGSPLPNPTFVISDADYVDWLTEAMAGFAVPKVLKTYRKAKKYLFLGTSFDHDTDRMVANELSLDLEGGYVITDKELNKKEQKFVEKHNLEVIPMSLPEFIKAFV
- a CDS encoding ATP-dependent Clp protease proteolytic subunit translates to MPYIPTVKDVSPRGERYFDLFSKLLGDRVIVITEAIDDHMMGIIVSQLLYLEAMDSEEPIHMYISSPGGSVMSGLAILDTMNLINAPVHTYAMGLVASMAAVLFTCGEKGHRYMLPNAEVMIHQPLGGYSGQASDIEIHTKHILNLKRRLYVILSEATGKSVKIIEKESDRDNYMEAKEAIEFGLADEILTKFTPKDV
- a CDS encoding PAS domain-containing protein — encoded protein: MEKTSKEIYVDRKRVIVTRTDLKGIIEFANQDFMDISGYSLDELVNHPHNIVRHPDMPAVIFKLMWKRIQLSQDIFAVVKNRAKNGDYYWVTTKFEVRRDPLTNKVNGYIAYRKAADKKLVDKITKLYNELFLIESASGIDASEKYLIGFLDSQNKTYDQFIDDIVDKGWLSKLFFM